One Rhodoluna sp. KAS3 DNA window includes the following coding sequences:
- a CDS encoding thioredoxin family protein, producing the protein MPFETKVIIVVALLAAATAAGLIWRARTGRAKAVSGGEVIDLAELGAIKNGLPVTKFGKKATFLQFSSEFCTMCKQTARLYGELEKIHDDVLHIEVDITDRLDLANKFNILQTPTTLVLDAKGRVTSRIAGAVKPQTIQDELGNFEI; encoded by the coding sequence ATGCCTTTTGAGACCAAAGTGATCATCGTTGTGGCGCTGCTAGCTGCTGCGACCGCTGCCGGACTAATTTGGCGTGCTCGCACCGGTCGAGCAAAGGCGGTTTCGGGCGGCGAAGTCATCGACCTAGCCGAACTTGGCGCCATCAAAAACGGGCTGCCGGTCACCAAATTTGGCAAAAAGGCAACCTTTTTGCAGTTCTCGAGTGAGTTCTGCACCATGTGCAAGCAAACTGCACGACTTTACGGTGAGCTGGAGAAGATTCATGACGATGTTTTGCACATCGAAGTCGACATCACTGACCGGCTTGACCTAGCCAACAAATTCAACATTTTGCAGACCCCAACCACCCTGGTGCTAGATGCCAAGGGGCGCGTGACCTCAAGAATTGCCGGCGCTGTAAAACCTCAAACCATCCAAGACGAACTAGGAAACTTCGAAATCTAA
- a CDS encoding DUF4395 domain-containing protein, whose amino-acid sequence MSESKKTPAGIDPRGPRFGAAITSALLLTTVFLALDGATLDTAFVLLLVATGLFAIGAIFGNSKHPFGLIFKKFVRPRLAAPKELEDPRPPKFAQLVGLLVAGLGVVLHLAGVPNAIAIFAGMAFVAAFLNAAFAFCLGCQIYVGLQRIGLIRKF is encoded by the coding sequence ATGAGCGAATCAAAGAAAACCCCAGCCGGCATTGACCCTAGAGGCCCTCGATTTGGTGCCGCAATTACCTCAGCGCTGTTGCTGACCACTGTGTTCTTGGCACTCGATGGAGCAACTCTTGACACCGCATTCGTTCTTTTGCTGGTTGCAACCGGCCTCTTCGCGATCGGGGCAATTTTCGGAAACAGCAAGCACCCATTCGGCCTTATCTTCAAGAAGTTTGTGCGCCCACGCTTGGCTGCACCGAAAGAGCTTGAAGACCCACGTCCGCCAAAATTTGCTCAACTGGTTGGCCTATTGGTTGCTGGCCTGGGTGTTGTTCTGCACCTTGCTGGTGTGCCAAACGCTATTGCGATTTTTGCAGGGATGGCCTTTGTTGCAGCGTTCTTGAATGCTGCGTTTGCATTTTGCCTTGGCTGCCAGATCTATGTTGGTCTTCAGCGCATCGGCCTTATTCGCAAGTTTTAG
- the dapA gene encoding 4-hydroxy-tetrahydrodipicolinate synthase, producing MSKEQKNLFGQVLVALVTPMTAEGEVDWAATEKHIDYVISNGADGVVVTGTTGETSTLTDAEKIKLVEVGKSVSGGRAKIITGGGSNETAHAMQLYKASEKAGADGVMIVTPYYNKPTQAGVLTHFRMIADSTDLPVILYDIPGRAGIAISHDTFLRAAKHPNIMAVKDAKGDLAQASRIMNETGLLYFSGDDSNVLPHLSIGATGLIGVTANVAPAAYRAMIDATNNNDFHAALKVHNSLEPLQRALMTNVPGTVAAKYVLHALGLISSPRVRLPLVGPEDAEAARIEDGIDIVGDIVGLSFENFRPDRNAAAGGALPKVAGTTR from the coding sequence ATGTCTAAAGAACAAAAAAACCTATTTGGTCAGGTTCTTGTCGCGCTCGTCACACCGATGACCGCCGAGGGTGAAGTTGACTGGGCAGCCACCGAAAAGCACATTGACTACGTAATCTCGAACGGCGCTGACGGTGTCGTCGTAACCGGCACTACCGGTGAAACCAGCACGCTTACTGACGCTGAGAAGATCAAGCTAGTTGAGGTTGGCAAGTCGGTTTCGGGCGGCCGCGCCAAAATCATCACCGGTGGTGGCTCTAACGAGACCGCACATGCCATGCAGCTTTACAAGGCTTCTGAAAAAGCCGGTGCCGACGGCGTAATGATCGTCACTCCTTACTACAACAAGCCGACCCAGGCCGGTGTGCTCACTCACTTCCGCATGATTGCTGACTCAACCGACCTTCCGGTAATCCTTTACGACATTCCCGGTCGTGCCGGTATTGCCATCTCGCATGACACCTTTTTGCGTGCGGCAAAACACCCAAACATCATGGCGGTCAAAGATGCCAAGGGAGACCTCGCACAGGCATCTCGAATCATGAACGAAACCGGCTTGCTGTACTTCTCAGGTGATGATTCAAACGTTTTGCCTCACCTCTCCATTGGTGCGACCGGCCTCATCGGTGTAACAGCAAACGTAGCCCCAGCTGCGTACCGCGCCATGATCGACGCAACCAACAACAATGACTTCCACGCAGCACTCAAGGTTCACAACAGCCTCGAGCCGCTTCAGCGTGCGCTAATGACTAACGTTCCGGGCACAGTGGCAGCCAAATACGTGCTGCACGCACTTGGTTTGATTTCCAGCCCGCGAGTCCGTTTGCCATTGGTTGGCCCTGAAGATGCCGAAGCTGCACGCATCGAAGATGGCATCGACATTGTCGGCGACATCGTTGGCCTAAGTTTTGAGAATTTCCGTCCAGACCGCAACGCAGCAGCCGGTGGTGCTCTGCCAAAGGTGGCTGGCACTACGCGCTAA
- the thyX gene encoding FAD-dependent thymidylate synthase, whose protein sequence is MSDIIFRSDVTVELVRANAADSDVLFAARVSTQGEQTLEAAAAQTDAADDEKRSKGLINYLMRDRHGSPFEHNSMTFYVQAPIFVFREFMRHRIASYNEESGRYKELSPVFYVPGPDRNLIQVGKAGAYEFLPGTAEQTALVEQEARTTSQNAYESYQRMLEAGVAREVARIVLPLNIYSSMYVTMNARALMNFLSLRTKREGTHFPSFPQREIEMCAEKMEDEFAKLMPYTYEAFNANGRVAP, encoded by the coding sequence GTGTCAGATATCATTTTCCGCAGCGACGTAACTGTCGAACTAGTCCGTGCCAACGCAGCCGACTCCGATGTCCTTTTTGCAGCGCGTGTTTCAACTCAGGGTGAGCAAACCCTAGAGGCCGCTGCTGCTCAGACCGACGCGGCTGATGATGAAAAGCGCTCCAAGGGCCTCATCAACTACCTAATGCGCGACCGCCACGGTTCGCCTTTTGAGCACAACTCGATGACTTTCTATGTCCAAGCGCCAATCTTTGTGTTCCGCGAATTCATGCGTCACCGTATCGCCAGTTACAACGAAGAATCTGGCCGTTACAAGGAGCTAAGCCCAGTTTTCTACGTACCGGGTCCAGACCGTAACCTCATCCAGGTTGGTAAAGCCGGGGCCTACGAATTTTTGCCGGGCACTGCCGAGCAAACCGCTTTGGTTGAGCAAGAGGCTCGCACAACATCGCAGAATGCCTACGAGTCTTACCAGCGCATGCTAGAAGCCGGTGTAGCTCGCGAGGTTGCGCGTATTGTGCTCCCGCTAAACATCTACTCGAGCATGTATGTGACCATGAATGCCCGTGCCTTGATGAACTTCTTGAGTCTTCGCACCAAGCGTGAGGGAACTCACTTTCCGTCATTCCCACAGCGTGAAATTGAAATGTGCGCCGAGAAGATGGAAGACGAGTTTGCCAAGCTCATGCCTTACACCTACGAGGCATTCAACGCCAACGGTCGAGTAGCACCGTAG
- the dapB gene encoding 4-hydroxy-tetrahydrodipicolinate reductase, which produces MTIKVAVVGATGRMGKLALDLIDASQHTTLHAALDSKSELKEVLGADVIFEVTRLEVSESVVDFAVRHGMKVVVGTSGWSAAKLGELEAKLAAHPDSGVVVIPNFSIGSMLASSFAAQAAKFFESIEIVEAHHAGKIDSPSGTAVRTAEMIQEARAGLTQPLIPGVGQTARGEVVAGVPIHSLRLAGVAAKQDVYFGGVSELLTISHETTAVNAYSHGILLSLRVAAQTTGLKVGLQSVVDASAQL; this is translated from the coding sequence GTGACTATCAAAGTAGCCGTTGTCGGCGCCACCGGAAGAATGGGCAAACTTGCCCTAGACCTCATTGATGCTTCTCAGCACACCACCCTCCACGCAGCTCTGGACTCTAAGAGTGAGCTAAAGGAGGTCCTGGGCGCTGATGTTATTTTCGAGGTCACTCGTCTTGAGGTAAGTGAATCAGTGGTTGACTTTGCGGTCCGTCACGGAATGAAAGTTGTAGTCGGAACCAGTGGTTGGTCGGCGGCAAAACTTGGCGAACTTGAGGCCAAGTTAGCAGCACACCCGGATTCAGGCGTTGTGGTAATTCCAAACTTCTCAATCGGGTCAATGTTGGCCAGTTCGTTTGCAGCTCAGGCCGCTAAATTCTTTGAGTCAATTGAGATCGTGGAGGCTCACCACGCTGGGAAGATAGATTCCCCTTCTGGCACAGCGGTTCGAACCGCTGAAATGATTCAGGAAGCCCGAGCTGGCCTGACCCAGCCGCTGATTCCAGGTGTGGGTCAAACCGCCCGTGGTGAGGTTGTTGCCGGAGTGCCAATCCACAGCCTGCGCCTTGCCGGCGTTGCTGCTAAGCAAGATGTTTATTTCGGTGGTGTTAGTGAACTGCTAACCATCAGCCACGAGACCACTGCGGTCAACGCGTATTCTCACGGAATTCTGTTGAGCTTGCGGGTTGCTGCTCAAACCACCGGGCTCAAGGTTGGCCTGCAATCGGTCGTTGACGCTTCGGCTCAACTTTAG
- a CDS encoding tetratricopeptide repeat protein, with protein MSALLMVYVLLLGQTGLLLLQEEEPIAIAMGALILVFPLFGAWAIVKELTFGLKVEQLSKQILSEGAWPNFDLELRPSGRAVPESASKMFDHYKAIVEAEPNDFHNWFNLGIAYNAAGDRRRARQALLKALELAKLNQS; from the coding sequence ATGTCTGCGCTTCTAATGGTCTACGTGCTTTTACTGGGGCAAACCGGATTGCTGTTACTCCAAGAGGAGGAGCCAATTGCAATTGCCATGGGCGCGCTCATCCTGGTGTTTCCGCTTTTTGGAGCCTGGGCAATCGTAAAAGAACTGACTTTCGGTCTGAAAGTTGAGCAGCTGTCCAAACAAATCCTGAGCGAAGGCGCTTGGCCTAATTTTGATCTTGAGCTGCGCCCTAGTGGGCGAGCAGTACCTGAATCGGCCTCAAAAATGTTTGATCACTACAAAGCCATTGTTGAAGCCGAACCAAACGATTTTCACAATTGGTTCAACTTGGGCATTGCCTACAATGCAGCCGGTGATCGCCGACGAGCACGTCAGGCGCTTCTAAAGGCTCTTGAGCTGGCCAAGCTCAATCAGAGCTAA
- a CDS encoding pitrilysin family protein: protein MSEIIFPLDQSDLSFTASGGSSVRRSILPSGVRVLTEHIPGSQSVAVSFSVAVGSRDETNGHFGSTHFLEHLLFKGTKKRTALDIAVAFDSVGGSSNASTGKEHTSYYARVQDKALPIAVDVIADMLTSSLIDPKEFENERTVILEELAMNDDDPQDVAHELFSEAVLGDHPLGRPIGGTQETINSVTREAVWAHYQANYRPQDLVIAAAGGVDHANLIQLVETALVDAGWDLDAKAAPVERRLLHPAEITRGTALKVVHRPIQQANILLGMQGLVADDERRYAMGILNTVLGGGMSSRMFQEIREKRGLAYSVYSFNTGYSDAAYFGLYAGCSPAKSTEVTRLMIEELEKIANEGIRQDELTLAQGNISGGLALKYESTMARMNRLISAEVINGEFFDLDDSLEHVHAVTLQQVQSLAADLAGRERSIVAVGDISESTFEEFL, encoded by the coding sequence ATGAGTGAAATCATTTTTCCACTAGACCAGAGCGATCTATCGTTCACCGCTTCGGGAGGTAGTTCGGTTCGCCGCTCTATCCTCCCAAGCGGTGTTCGCGTTTTAACCGAACACATTCCGGGTTCGCAGAGTGTCGCTGTATCTTTCTCGGTCGCAGTTGGTTCTCGTGACGAGACTAACGGGCACTTTGGCTCGACCCACTTTTTGGAGCACCTGCTCTTCAAGGGAACTAAAAAACGTACCGCTCTAGACATCGCAGTGGCCTTTGATTCGGTCGGCGGATCATCAAATGCCTCAACCGGCAAAGAGCACACCAGCTACTACGCTCGTGTGCAAGATAAAGCTCTGCCAATTGCCGTTGATGTAATCGCCGATATGCTTACCTCCTCGCTCATCGATCCAAAAGAGTTTGAGAATGAACGCACCGTCATTCTTGAAGAGCTTGCGATGAATGACGATGACCCACAGGATGTGGCGCACGAACTTTTCAGCGAGGCCGTCCTCGGTGACCATCCGCTCGGGCGCCCTATCGGGGGTACCCAAGAAACCATCAACTCGGTCACTCGTGAGGCTGTTTGGGCGCACTACCAGGCAAATTATCGGCCTCAGGATCTAGTCATTGCTGCTGCTGGTGGTGTTGATCATGCAAACCTAATCCAGTTGGTTGAAACCGCTTTGGTTGACGCTGGCTGGGATCTCGATGCTAAGGCTGCACCGGTTGAACGCAGGCTGCTGCACCCTGCCGAAATTACCCGTGGAACGGCTCTGAAGGTTGTTCACCGCCCAATTCAGCAGGCCAACATCCTGTTGGGTATGCAAGGTCTGGTAGCAGATGATGAGCGCCGGTATGCCATGGGCATTCTCAACACAGTTTTAGGCGGGGGAATGAGCTCACGTATGTTCCAGGAGATTCGCGAAAAGCGTGGCCTGGCCTACTCGGTTTATTCGTTCAACACCGGATACTCGGATGCTGCCTACTTTGGGCTCTACGCAGGTTGCTCACCAGCGAAAAGCACTGAGGTAACCCGGCTAATGATTGAAGAGCTTGAAAAGATTGCCAATGAGGGCATCCGCCAAGACGAGCTCACTCTTGCCCAGGGAAACATTTCTGGCGGATTGGCGCTCAAGTATGAGAGCACCATGGCAAGAATGAATCGCCTTATTAGCGCCGAAGTCATCAATGGAGAGTTTTTTGACCTAGATGATTCACTTGAGCACGTTCATGCCGTAACGCTCCAGCAGGTGCAGTCTTTGGCCGCTGATCTTGCAGGTCGTGAGCGCTCTATCGTTGCGGTTGGCGACATTTCTGAGTCAACCTTCGAAGAGTTTCTTTAG
- a CDS encoding ribonuclease J, with the protein MRIIPLGGIGEIGRNMTVFEIDSKILIVDCGVLFPEEHQPGIDVILPDFGYLKDRMDDVVGIFLTHGHEDHIGGVPYLLRMKPDVPLLGSALTLAFVEAKLKEHKITPYSMVVAEGRREKLAGFDLEFIAVNHSIPDALAVVIRSVAGSILHTGDFKMDQLPLDGRLTDLRAFARVGEEGLDLFMSDSTNADVPGFTPLEKEIGPVIESVIARSKKRVIVASFSSHVHRVQQVVDAAKANNRKVALVGRSMVRNMQIAIQMGYLNAETEDFVDLKQAANMAPDQVVYMSTGSQGEPMAVLARMANLEHDIEIAEGDTVILASSLIPGNENAVYRVIDGLTKLGANVVHKGNAKVHVSGHAAAGELLYCYNILKPKNVMPVHGEYRHLIANGKLAEQTGVPHERVLITEDGWVIDLADGVAEVVGAVECGLLFVDGKTVGKITEDDLHDRRVLAEEGFISIFCVIDAETGRVKVGPEIRARAFAEDDHVFDDVKPLISKALAEAAGQGVRDTYALQQVIRRTIGTWVNRAHRRRPMIIPVVIEG; encoded by the coding sequence ATGCGCATCATCCCGCTCGGCGGAATCGGTGAAATTGGTCGAAACATGACCGTGTTCGAGATCGATTCGAAAATTCTGATTGTTGACTGCGGTGTGCTCTTCCCTGAAGAGCACCAACCGGGTATTGATGTCATTCTGCCGGACTTTGGCTATCTAAAAGACCGAATGGATGACGTCGTTGGTATCTTCCTAACCCACGGCCACGAGGACCACATCGGCGGTGTTCCATATCTGCTCCGCATGAAGCCGGATGTGCCGCTACTGGGTTCGGCGCTAACGCTGGCATTTGTTGAGGCCAAACTCAAAGAACACAAAATCACCCCATACTCAATGGTGGTTGCTGAGGGTCGCCGCGAAAAGCTCGCTGGTTTTGACCTTGAATTCATTGCGGTGAACCACTCGATTCCAGATGCCCTTGCCGTTGTGATTCGGTCCGTTGCCGGGTCGATTTTGCACACAGGTGACTTCAAGATGGACCAATTGCCACTTGATGGTCGCCTCACCGACCTACGTGCTTTTGCGCGCGTTGGTGAAGAAGGCCTCGACCTCTTCATGAGCGATTCAACCAATGCCGATGTTCCAGGGTTTACTCCGCTCGAAAAGGAAATCGGACCGGTAATTGAGAGCGTGATTGCACGTTCCAAGAAGCGCGTGATTGTTGCCTCGTTTTCAAGCCACGTTCATCGCGTTCAGCAGGTTGTGGATGCAGCTAAGGCCAATAACCGCAAGGTAGCCCTAGTTGGCCGGTCGATGGTCCGCAACATGCAAATCGCCATCCAGATGGGCTACCTGAACGCTGAAACCGAAGATTTTGTTGACCTCAAGCAGGCTGCCAACATGGCTCCGGATCAGGTCGTTTACATGTCAACCGGCTCGCAGGGTGAGCCAATGGCAGTCCTGGCGCGAATGGCTAATCTTGAGCACGACATTGAAATTGCTGAGGGTGACACCGTCATTCTTGCCAGCTCGTTGATTCCCGGAAACGAGAATGCCGTTTATCGCGTTATTGACGGGCTGACCAAGCTGGGCGCCAACGTTGTTCACAAAGGCAATGCCAAGGTTCACGTTTCTGGCCACGCTGCGGCGGGGGAGCTGCTCTACTGCTACAACATCTTGAAGCCCAAGAATGTCATGCCCGTGCACGGCGAGTACCGTCACCTAATTGCCAACGGCAAGTTGGCGGAACAGACCGGAGTTCCACACGAGCGTGTGCTGATCACAGAGGATGGCTGGGTTATCGATCTAGCGGACGGTGTGGCCGAGGTCGTCGGCGCAGTCGAATGTGGTCTGCTATTTGTTGACGGAAAAACCGTTGGCAAGATCACCGAAGATGACCTGCACGACCGCCGTGTGCTCGCCGAAGAAGGTTTCATCTCCATCTTCTGTGTCATCGATGCCGAGACCGGTCGGGTCAAAGTCGGTCCAGAAATCCGTGCCCGTGCATTTGCTGAAGATGACCATGTGTTTGATGACGTCAAGCCGCTGATTTCCAAGGCTCTCGCAGAGGCAGCCGGCCAGGGAGTTCGCGATACCTACGCTCTACAGCAGGTAATTCGCCGAACCATTGGAACTTGGGTTAATCGTGCTCACCGCCGCCGACCAATGATCATTCCGGTGGTTATTGAGGGCTAG